The following are from one region of the Equus przewalskii isolate Varuska chromosome 21, EquPr2, whole genome shotgun sequence genome:
- the PRNP gene encoding major prion protein, with protein sequence MVKSHVGGWILVLFVATWSDVGLCKKRPKPGGWNTGGSRYPGQGSPGGNRYPPQGGGGWGQPHGGGWGQPHGGGWGQPHGGGWGQPHGGGGWGQGGSHGQWNKPSKPKTNMKHVAGAAAAGAVVGGLGGYMLGSAMSRPLIHFGNDYEDRYYRENMYRYPNQVYYRPVSEYSNQNNFVHDCVNITVKQHTVTTTTKGENFTETDVKIMERVVEQMCITQYQKEYEAFQQRGASVVLFSSPPVVLLISFLIFLIVG encoded by the coding sequence ATGGTGAAAAGCCACGTAGGCGGCTGGATTCTGGTTCTCTTTGTGGCCACATGGAGTGACGTGGGGCTCTGCAAGAAGCGACCGAAGCCTGGAGGATGGAACACTGGGGGGAGCCGATACCCCGGGCAGGGCAGTCCTGGAGGCAACCGCTACCCACCCCAGGGCGGTGGCGGCTGGGGTCAACCCCATGGTGGTGgttggggtcagccccatggtgGTGGCTGGGGTCAGCCGCATGGTGGTGGTTGGGGACAGCCCCATGGTGGTGGAGGCTGGGGTCAAGGTGGCTCCCATGGTCAGTGGAACAAGCCCAGTAAGCCAAAAACCAACATGAAGCATGTGGCAGGAGCTGCGGCAGCTGGGGCAGTGGTTGGGGGCCTCGGCGGCTACATGCTGGGGAGTGCCATGAGCAGACCCCTCATTCATTTTGGCAATGACTATGAGGACCGTTACTATCGTGAAAACATGTACCGTTACCCCAACCAAGTGTACTACAGGCCGGTAAGTGAGTACAGCAACCAGAACAACTTTGTGCACGACTGCGTCAACATCACGGTCAAGCAGCACAcggtcaccaccaccaccaagggGGAGAACTTCACCGAGACCGACGTCAAGATCATGGAGCGCGTGGTGGAGCAGATGTGCATCACCCAGTACCAGAAAGAGTACGAGGCTTTTCAACAAAGAGGGGCGAGCGTGGTCCTCTTCTCCTCCCCGCCTGTGGTCCTCCtcatctctttcctcattttcctgaTAGTGGGATGA